Part of the Deltaproteobacteria bacterium genome, TTTTGGCCGAGCACATCCGCCAGGCGGTGCGGGATCTGCATATCAAGCACGACGGCTCGGAAGTTTCACCCTGGGTCACGATCAGCCTGGGCGTGGCCGCCATGGTGCCGCGCCTGGAACAGGGGGACCAGGGCATGGGCTCCTTGCTCAAACAGGCCGACGAAGCCCTGTATCAGGCCAAGGGCCAGGGGCGGGACAGAGTGCTGTGCGCCCCGGACATCGACGCCACGCCCGAAGATGACCCGTGGGATTCGTAGCCGTCGATTTCTCGTTTCCGCGCCCCGTCCCATAACGAATCAGCTCCGGCGTGACCGGACAAGGAGAGATATGTCATTCACCGAACTCGGCATCGCGCCGGCCATCGCCAGGGCCATGGAAACCCTGGGACCGACCGCGCCCCTGCCCATACAAATCCAGGCCGCGCCGGTCCTTTTGGCCGACAAATCGGCCATGCTCGTGTCCCGCACCGGCTCGGGCAAAACCCTGGCCTATCTGCTGCCCATCCTGTCCCGCGTCGCCCCGGAGCACGGCGCTGTTCAGGCCGTGATCCTGGCCCCGACCCACGAGTTGGCCATGCAGATCACGCGCGTGGCCCAAGACCTGATCCGCGCCAGCGGCCTGCCGATCCGGATCCAGTCCCTGATCGGCGGGGCCGCCGCCAGCCGTCAGATAGAAGGACTGAAAAAAAAGCCGCATGTGGTCGTGGGCTCGATCGGGCGCATGGTCCATCTCCTGGATCTGGGCAAGCTCAAGCTCCGCGACGCGGCCTGGGTGGTTTTCGACGAAGCCGACCGCCTGCTGATCGAGGAAAATTTGCCGCACATCCGCCGCGTTACCTCGGACTTGGGAGCTTCGACACGGTTTGTCTTTGTCTCGGCCACCGAGGGCCCGGCCGCGACCCGCGTGGCCAAGGGGCTGGCCCCTGATCTGGACATGGTCCGAATTCAGGAAGAACGGATCAATCCGGCCATCCGCCATTTGTACCTGGTCTGCGAGGAGCGGGACAAAGTCGACTGGGCGCGCAAGGTCGTGCGCGGTCTGGAGCCCGCCCGGACCCTGATCTTCGTGC contains:
- a CDS encoding DEAD/DEAH box helicase is translated as MTRGIRSRRFLVSAPRPITNQLRRDRTRRDMSFTELGIAPAIARAMETLGPTAPLPIQIQAAPVLLADKSAMLVSRTGSGKTLAYLLPILSRVAPEHGAVQAVILAPTHELAMQITRVAQDLIRASGLPIRIQSLIGGAAASRQIEGLKKKPHVVVGSIGRMVHLLDLGKLKLRDAAWVVFDEADRLLIEENLPHIRRVTSDLGASTRFVFVSATEGPAATRVAKGLAPDLDMVRIQEERINPAIRHLYLVCEERDKVDWARKVVRGLEPARTLIFVHRGASAARMAERLEFHHLPVADLHGARDKFARQAALDAFRKGQAQVLIASDIAARGLDITGVELVVNLDVPSQSRDYLHRAGRTGRADAAGAVLSLMTEAESRLVRRYAEDLGIVMEAVRLVRGQLVPAENTQTQRLEPAPRPAGPRANADRRPRNNESPARPARPRAQTGQAPSATAKAARKGRGGQRG